In Panacibacter ginsenosidivorans, the following proteins share a genomic window:
- the rpsT gene encoding 30S ribosomal protein S20, producing the protein MANHKATKKDTRQAAKRRDRNRYYGKTTRNAIRDLKEVKEEKAYTDELPSVISMIDKLAKKGIIHKNKASNLKSKLSKKAALPKA; encoded by the coding sequence ATGGCAAATCATAAAGCTACAAAGAAGGATACTCGCCAGGCAGCGAAACGCAGGGACAGAAACCGTTATTACGGTAAAACTACACGTAATGCAATACGTGACCTGAAAGAGGTAAAAGAAGAGAAAGCTTATACTGATGAACTTCCTTCTGTTATTTCTATGATTGATAAACTGGCTAAAAAAGGTATCATTCACAAAAACAAAGCAAGCAATCTTAAGAGTAAACTCTCTAAGAAAGCTGCGCTTCCCAAAGCATAA
- a CDS encoding DUF72 domain-containing protein, giving the protein MEFGRVDESELNNIDFSLPAEPVFNKQVLKGKPVKNPKVYIGCAKWGRLEWVGKIYPPKTKEKDFLDHYVQHYNCIELNATHYKIYGATGIAKWAAKAKGKDFLFCPKMYQGVTHRGSLKGKDFLTSEFLRGIVAFEEHLGPIFVQVSDTFSPNRKDELFTYLRSLPTDLQFFLEVRHHDWFGKQHIREELFGTLKEMNMGAVITDTSGRRDCAHMHLTIPKVFIRYVGNSLHPTDYTRTDVWVDRMKYWLDKGLQELYFFMHMHDEAYSPELTVYLVDKLNAACGLQLQKPVFIKDTTQQKPRQKGLFD; this is encoded by the coding sequence ATGGAATTCGGACGTGTTGATGAAAGCGAATTAAATAATATAGATTTTTCTTTACCTGCAGAGCCTGTGTTTAACAAACAAGTGCTGAAAGGTAAGCCTGTAAAGAATCCCAAAGTTTATATAGGTTGTGCCAAATGGGGAAGATTGGAATGGGTAGGCAAAATATATCCGCCCAAAACAAAGGAAAAAGATTTTCTTGATCATTATGTACAACACTATAATTGCATTGAACTGAATGCAACACACTACAAAATTTATGGAGCAACAGGCATTGCAAAATGGGCTGCAAAAGCAAAAGGAAAAGATTTTTTATTCTGTCCGAAAATGTACCAGGGCGTTACACATCGTGGAAGTTTAAAAGGAAAAGATTTTCTTACTTCTGAATTCCTGCGAGGTATAGTTGCATTTGAAGAACATCTCGGGCCTATCTTTGTGCAGGTGAGTGATACATTTAGTCCAAATAGAAAAGATGAGTTGTTTACTTACTTAAGATCGTTGCCAACCGATCTGCAATTCTTTCTTGAAGTGCGTCATCATGATTGGTTTGGCAAACAACATATACGAGAAGAGTTATTTGGTACACTTAAAGAAATGAATATGGGTGCTGTTATAACAGATACAAGTGGCAGAAGAGATTGTGCACATATGCATCTTACTATTCCGAAAGTATTCATCCGTTATGTTGGCAACAGCCTGCACCCCACTGATTATACAAGAACAGATGTTTGGGTTGATCGCATGAAATACTGGCTGGACAAGGGTTTACAGGAACTCTATTTTTTCATGCACATGCATGATGAGGCATACTCACCTGAGTTAACTGTTTATCTTGTTGACAAACTTAATGCGGCTTGTGGTTTGCAATTACAAAAGCCCGTGTTTATAAAAGATACAACGCAACAAAAACCAAGACAGAAAGGCTTGTTTGATTGA
- a CDS encoding outer membrane beta-barrel protein: MKKHILIIVILCTAFAIESEAQFRYHYYYGRPRVRSRVRVAPAPRRPQTRQTAPKKAPFEPTLNLSIGYGFPNLDKDHLYNFYNSYRGNSSQTGPITGAIDYQFNRNMSIGVIGTYGKVSAPYYNYSNSTNIPDFTGKLENWSVMLNIMTYFPTYNRKVEPYLRTAIGVNNWKQDYIDETGAKVYDLENPTILAYQASLGARFNISKNAGLYIEGGYGKYILNGGLTLKF, encoded by the coding sequence ATGAAAAAACATATACTGATTATTGTCATACTTTGTACGGCTTTTGCGATAGAGTCTGAAGCTCAATTCCGATATCATTACTATTATGGAAGGCCAAGGGTAAGGAGCAGAGTAAGAGTTGCACCGGCACCAAGACGACCACAGACAAGGCAAACAGCACCGAAGAAAGCACCATTCGAACCAACATTGAATTTGAGCATTGGGTATGGGTTTCCCAATTTAGATAAAGATCATCTGTATAATTTTTACAATAGCTACAGAGGAAATTCCTCTCAAACAGGCCCTATAACAGGCGCGATAGACTACCAGTTTAACCGCAATATGAGCATTGGAGTTATAGGAACTTATGGAAAAGTTTCTGCTCCATATTATAATTATAGTAATAGTACTAACATTCCGGATTTTACAGGCAAATTAGAAAACTGGAGTGTAATGCTGAATATCATGACTTATTTTCCAACATATAACAGAAAAGTAGAACCATATTTAAGAACAGCCATAGGTGTTAATAACTGGAAACAGGATTATATAGACGAAACTGGTGCAAAAGTTTATGACCTTGAAAATCCTACCATCCTCGCATACCAGGCATCTCTTGGTGCAAGATTTAATATTTCTAAAAATGCAGGGCTTTATATTGAAGGTGGCTATGGAAAATATATTCTTAATGGCGGCCTTACCCTTAAATTTTAA
- a CDS encoding N-acetylmuramoyl-L-alanine amidase, producing the protein MRHRILLLIFISFLQLLSCSRNPYAATNKLYKKQAKAFSKTIATYPLEDSLQNAPYFVGTTNFNLRKPNFVIIHHTAQDSCGQTLKTFTLQRTQVSAHYVICKDGTIHHMLNDYLRAWHAGAGKWGNDADINSSSIGIELDNNGFDFFPDAQMKSLLQLLTSLKKTYNIPTANVIGHADIAPTRKNDPNIFFPWKELAGKGFGNWYDDTTNIIMPPFFDDIKALRIIGYDTKDTTAAILTFKRHWLQDTTRVLSDADKKVLYMVEKKFD; encoded by the coding sequence ATGAGACACAGAATTTTGTTATTAATTTTTATATCATTTTTACAATTACTTAGTTGTTCGCGCAATCCGTATGCAGCAACAAATAAATTGTATAAAAAACAAGCTAAAGCTTTTTCGAAAACAATTGCTACCTATCCATTGGAAGACTCCTTACAAAACGCACCATACTTTGTAGGAACTACCAACTTTAATTTGCGCAAACCAAACTTTGTTATCATACATCACACAGCACAAGACAGTTGCGGGCAAACACTGAAAACATTTACGCTGCAACGTACACAGGTAAGTGCACACTATGTTATTTGCAAAGACGGAACGATTCATCACATGCTAAATGATTATCTGCGTGCATGGCATGCTGGTGCAGGCAAATGGGGCAATGATGCAGATATTAACAGCAGCAGCATCGGCATTGAACTCGACAATAATGGTTTTGATTTTTTTCCTGATGCGCAAATGAAAAGCCTTTTGCAATTATTAACGTCGTTGAAGAAAACATATAATATTCCAACTGCAAATGTTATTGGTCATGCAGATATTGCACCAACAAGAAAAAATGATCCCAACATATTCTTTCCCTGGAAAGAGCTTGCAGGCAAAGGGTTTGGTAATTGGTACGATGATACAACGAATATAATAATGCCACCATTTTTTGATGATATAAAAGCATTACGCATTATCGGTTATGATACAAAGGATACTACTGCTGCAATACTAACTTTTAAAAGACATTGGCTGCAGGATACAACGAGAGTTTTAAGTGACGCCGATAAGAAAGTGTTGTACATGGTAGAAAAAAAGTTTGACTGA
- a CDS encoding MOSC domain-containing protein: MLSISELYIYPVKSLGGVAVNEAKLTDRGFEHDRRWMLVDAAGKFISQREVNEMSLLRVSITDENLLIHHLHKQGHILSVPLHNENDAPVTVNIWDDVCEATYISKEADAWFSEILSQECRLVYMPDDTRRLVDLKYAHHNEITSFSDGYPLLIIGQASLDDLNEKLTEPLPINRFRPNIVFTGGYPFQEDDMKAFEINGINFYGVKLCARCVITTIDQQTGEKNKEPLKTLSTYRMRDNKVYFGQNLLYNNTGTLHAGDKITLL, from the coding sequence ATGCTTAGCATTAGTGAACTATATATTTACCCGGTTAAATCATTAGGTGGTGTTGCTGTAAATGAAGCAAAGCTTACAGATCGTGGGTTTGAGCATGACAGACGCTGGATGCTGGTCGATGCTGCAGGGAAATTTATTTCGCAACGTGAAGTAAATGAAATGTCGTTATTAAGAGTTTCTATTACTGATGAAAATTTATTGATACACCATTTACATAAACAAGGGCATATATTATCTGTTCCATTGCACAATGAAAATGATGCGCCGGTTACAGTAAATATTTGGGATGATGTTTGTGAAGCAACTTACATTAGTAAAGAAGCAGATGCGTGGTTTTCTGAAATACTTTCGCAGGAATGCAGGCTGGTATATATGCCTGATGATACGCGGCGACTTGTTGATTTGAAATATGCTCATCATAATGAAATCACCAGTTTTTCTGATGGTTATCCTTTGCTGATTATTGGACAGGCATCACTTGATGATCTTAATGAAAAACTTACAGAACCCTTACCTATAAACCGTTTTAGACCGAATATTGTGTTTACGGGTGGTTATCCTTTCCAGGAAGATGATATGAAAGCCTTTGAAATTAACGGTATAAATTTTTATGGTGTAAAGCTTTGTGCACGTTGTGTTATTACAACCATTGATCAGCAAACCGGTGAGAAAAATAAAGAGCCACTTAAAACACTAAGCACATACCGCATGCGGGATAACAAGGTTTACTTTGGTCAAAACCTTTTATATAATAACACCGGCACGCTTCATGCAGGCGATAAAATAACGCTGCTTTAA
- a CDS encoding 2-oxoglutarate dehydrogenase E1 component, with the protein MKDFSYITSSHPQFVESLYQDFSKNPESVDPEFRKFFEGFDFAVNNGSKNGNGAATPAAVSTGEAIDWMREIRVYRIILGYRNKGHLIAKTNPIRERKDRGANLDLGFFGFTEADLDKEFQAGQLIGLGKTKLRNIIDYLQKAYATHVGVEFKYISEQDRVDWLYNEMERKFNDPLPLEKRKRILEKLNQGVMFEKFLHTKYIGQKRFSLEGGETTIAALDAIINTAADNDVQEVVIGMAHRGRLNVLANIMGKTYEQIFSEFEGTAKLDQTMGSGDVKYHMGYGSEVTTPGNKTVHLKLMPNPSHLEAVDPVVVGFSRAKADVMYESEYDKILPILIHGDASIAGQGVVYEILQMSDLKGYYTGGTIHFVINNQIGFTTDFDDARSSDYCTSLAGAIQAPVLHVNGDDAEAVVKCVEIATRYRQQFNADIFVDMVCYRRHGHNEGDDPKFTQPHMYALIEKHQNPRELYTNYLLEKGEADAKDLAKEMEKKFWGDLQERLDEVKQNPLPYNYQQPELWWKSLRKATSDDFVKSPTTAISNSDFKKIFDALMSWPEDFTPLKKVEKIIQDKVKLFQAENKVDWATGELMAYASILLDGNDVRMSGQDVKRGTFSHRHAVLRDENTDKEYSRLSRLDGAKGKFRIYNSLLSEYGVLGFEYGYAMANPHALVLWEAQFGDFSNGAQTMIDQFISAGEQKWNRMNGVTMLLPHGYEGQGPEHSSARMERYLQACAELNMVITNITTAANLFHALRRQVAWPFRKPLINFSPKANLRHPGSYSHLSEFISGGFKEVIDDENVTDVAQIKKVLFCSGKLYFDLAERKQKDNRNDVAIIRLEQIYPLPFKQLDDLYKKYNKAVWFWVQEEPLNMGAASFLQMNLKSINYGVISRNPSAATATGYAKVHKQEQEEIIQTAFSI; encoded by the coding sequence ATGAAAGACTTTTCGTATATAACCAGCTCACATCCCCAATTCGTTGAAAGCTTATACCAGGATTTTAGTAAAAACCCCGAAAGTGTTGATCCGGAATTCCGGAAATTCTTCGAAGGTTTTGATTTTGCTGTAAATAACGGCTCAAAAAACGGTAATGGGGCTGCGACGCCTGCAGCAGTTAGCACTGGCGAAGCAATTGACTGGATGCGTGAAATTCGTGTTTATCGTATTATTCTTGGTTACAGGAACAAGGGGCATTTAATTGCTAAAACAAATCCTATTCGTGAAAGAAAAGATCGAGGCGCTAACCTTGATCTTGGTTTTTTTGGGTTTACGGAAGCTGATCTTGATAAAGAATTCCAGGCAGGTCAATTAATTGGTCTTGGCAAAACCAAGCTTAGAAATATTATTGATTATTTACAAAAAGCTTATGCAACACATGTTGGTGTTGAATTTAAATATATAAGTGAGCAGGACAGGGTAGATTGGTTATACAATGAAATGGAAAGAAAATTCAATGACCCTTTGCCTCTTGAAAAAAGAAAACGCATACTGGAAAAATTGAACCAGGGTGTAATGTTTGAGAAATTTTTACATACCAAATATATCGGCCAGAAAAGATTTTCATTGGAAGGAGGGGAGACCACCATTGCGGCTTTAGATGCAATCATTAATACTGCGGCAGATAATGACGTACAGGAAGTGGTGATTGGCATGGCGCATAGAGGAAGATTAAATGTGCTCGCTAATATCATGGGTAAAACCTATGAACAAATATTCAGTGAATTTGAAGGTACTGCTAAACTTGACCAGACAATGGGTAGCGGCGATGTTAAATACCACATGGGGTATGGAAGTGAGGTTACTACACCCGGTAATAAAACTGTCCACCTGAAACTAATGCCAAACCCTTCACATCTTGAAGCAGTGGATCCGGTGGTGGTAGGTTTTTCAAGGGCAAAGGCAGATGTGATGTATGAAAGTGAATACGACAAAATTCTTCCAATACTTATACATGGAGATGCTTCAATTGCTGGTCAGGGTGTAGTATATGAAATATTGCAAATGAGCGATCTGAAAGGTTATTATACCGGAGGTACTATTCATTTTGTAATTAATAACCAGATTGGCTTTACTACAGACTTCGACGATGCCCGGAGCTCTGATTACTGTACTTCGCTTGCTGGTGCTATTCAAGCACCCGTGCTACATGTAAATGGTGACGATGCTGAAGCAGTAGTAAAATGTGTTGAGATCGCAACGCGTTACCGTCAGCAGTTCAATGCTGATATTTTTGTAGATATGGTTTGTTATCGTCGTCATGGTCATAATGAAGGTGATGATCCAAAGTTTACACAGCCGCATATGTACGCATTGATTGAGAAACACCAAAACCCGCGTGAGCTATACACAAACTACCTTTTGGAAAAAGGTGAAGCTGATGCAAAAGATCTTGCCAAAGAAATGGAGAAGAAATTCTGGGGAGATCTGCAAGAACGATTAGATGAAGTAAAACAGAATCCGCTTCCTTATAATTATCAACAACCGGAGTTGTGGTGGAAGAGTTTGCGCAAAGCAACATCTGATGATTTTGTGAAGTCACCAACAACTGCAATTTCCAATTCAGATTTCAAAAAAATATTTGACGCCTTAATGTCATGGCCTGAAGATTTTACGCCACTTAAAAAAGTGGAGAAAATTATTCAGGATAAGGTCAAGCTTTTTCAGGCTGAAAATAAAGTTGATTGGGCAACCGGCGAATTAATGGCTTATGCAAGTATTCTGCTTGATGGCAATGATGTGCGCATGAGCGGGCAGGATGTTAAACGTGGTACATTCTCTCATCGTCATGCAGTATTAAGAGATGAAAATACTGATAAAGAATATAGCCGTTTAAGCAGGCTTGATGGAGCAAAAGGAAAATTCAGAATTTATAATTCCTTACTTAGTGAGTATGGTGTATTAGGTTTTGAATATGGTTATGCTATGGCAAATCCACACGCTTTGGTTCTTTGGGAAGCTCAGTTTGGTGATTTTAGTAACGGCGCACAAACCATGATTGATCAATTTATAAGTGCTGGTGAGCAAAAATGGAATCGTATGAATGGCGTTACTATGTTGCTGCCTCATGGTTATGAAGGTCAGGGCCCTGAACATAGCAGCGCAAGAATGGAGCGTTACTTACAGGCTTGTGCCGAATTGAACATGGTAATTACAAATATTACTACCGCTGCAAATTTATTCCACGCTTTGAGAAGACAGGTTGCCTGGCCGTTCAGAAAACCATTGATCAATTTTTCGCCAAAAGCAAATCTTCGTCACCCGGGAAGTTATAGTCATCTCTCAGAGTTTATAAGTGGTGGTTTTAAAGAAGTGATAGATGATGAAAATGTAACTGATGTTGCACAGATCAAAAAAGTATTGTTCTGTTCCGGTAAATTATATTTCGATCTTGCTGAAAGAAAACAAAAAGACAATCGCAATGATGTAGCGATCATTCGTCTCGAACAGATATACCCATTGCCTTTTAAACAACTTGATGATCTTTATAAAAAATACAATAAAGCCGTTTGGTTTTGGGTACAGGAAGAGCCTTTGAACATGGGCGCCGCATCATTTTTACAAATGAATTTAAAGAGTATCAATTACGGCGTAATCAGCCGTAACCCAAGCGCGGCAACAGCTACAGGCTATGCTAAAGTTCATAAACAGGAGCAGGAAGAAATTATACAAACAGCTTTCAGCATTTAA
- a CDS encoding LysE family translocator, whose protein sequence is MHYFFIFWIGWLVSFLGQLPLGTMSITSTQIAVQENFKHAWRYAIGVAIVEIIYLRLTLFSVNWIMQHKLLFQVLGWLTVAVFLTLGIISFVSAWKQETEKKALLLDNNLHRFLLGVSMSALNPAQIPFWFIWSTYLLDNKVLLSNFTEFNFFTFGCGAGTISGLALYMYGGNWLITKMNTSTKTLNSVMGGIFIIAALAQLYRMIWGKFI, encoded by the coding sequence ATGCATTATTTTTTTATTTTCTGGATAGGCTGGTTGGTAAGTTTCTTAGGACAATTACCATTAGGCACCATGAGTATTACCTCTACACAGATCGCTGTGCAGGAAAATTTTAAACATGCATGGCGCTATGCAATTGGTGTAGCAATCGTAGAAATTATTTATCTGCGGCTTACGCTTTTCAGTGTCAACTGGATTATGCAGCACAAACTTTTATTCCAGGTTTTAGGATGGCTTACAGTTGCGGTTTTTCTGACGCTTGGTATTATTAGTTTTGTTTCAGCGTGGAAACAAGAAACTGAAAAAAAAGCGCTATTACTTGATAACAATCTTCACCGCTTTTTGCTGGGTGTAAGTATGAGTGCATTGAACCCTGCACAAATACCTTTTTGGTTTATATGGAGTACATATTTGCTAGACAATAAAGTACTCCTGTCAAATTTTACCGAGTTTAATTTTTTCACTTTTGGTTGTGGTGCAGGAACCATCAGCGGTCTGGCACTTTACATGTATGGCGGCAACTGGCTTATTACCAAAATGAACACCAGTACAAAAACACTTAATTCTGTAATGGGCGGCATTTTTATAATAGCCGCACTGGCACAGCTTTACAGGATGATATGGGGAAAATTTATTTAG
- the rpoB gene encoding DNA-directed RNA polymerase subunit beta, translated as MSSTTMQSRVSFGKTKNLAETPDLLDIQLESFRDFFQLETTPDKRNNEGLFKVFKENFPITDTRNIFVLEFLDYFIDPPRYTIEECMERGLTYAVPLKAKLRLSCNDEEHVDFQTIVQDVFLGNIPYMTPRGTFVINGAERVVVSQLHRSPGVFFGQSIHPNGTKIYSARVIPFKGAWMEFATDINNVMYAYIDRKKKFPVTTLLRSIGFETDKDILELFGMATEVPADKKSLKNHLGKKLAARVLRTWVEDFVDEDTGEVVSIERNEIVMERDTILDEAAIETIADIDVKSVFVQREDVGGDYAIIYNTLNKDTSNSELEAVQHIYRQLRGADAPDNETARGIIDKLFFSDKRYDLGEVGRYKINRKLGVTQKLTNKVLTKEDIIEIIKYLVRLTNAKAEIDDIDHLSNRRVRTVGEQLYAQFGVGLARMARTIRERMNVRDNEVFTPVDLINARTLSSVINSFFGTSQLSQFLDQTNPLSEITHKRRISALGPGGLSRERAGFEVRDVHYSHYGRLCTIETPEGPNIGLISTLCVHAKINDMGFIETPYRKVNDGKVNMKELTYLSAEEEDTAKIAQSNSIVDEKGNFVEDKIVSRETGDFPILDKADVEYMDVAPNQIVGLSASLIPFLEHDDANRALMGSNMQRQAVPLIRPESPIVGTGLEGKAARDARIQIHAEGDGVVEYVDSKEIHVRYSRNDQDRLVSFEEDLRIYKLTKFIKTNQSTCIILRPAVKKGQKVLKGDFLTEGYATQNGELALGRNLQVAFMPWKGYNFEDAIVISEKVVREDLFTSIHIDEYELEVRDTKLGEEELTPDIPNVSEEATKDLDENGIIRIGAQVREGDILIGKITPKGESDPTPEEKLLRAIFGDKAGDAKDASLKAPNGTEGVVIDKKLFQRAKKDKNAKIREKAQLEKVEKVHDKNEEDLKEVLLSKLQTLLRDKSSAGVTNNFGEMLIGKTAKFNVKNLAAIDYQNVNPLNWTGDAVVDDQINTLLHNFNIKYNEELGRYKREKFNISIGDELPAGVLKLAKVYLAVKRKLKVGDKMAGRHGNKGIVAKIVRAEDMPFMEDGTPVDIVLNPLGVPSRMNLGQIYETILGWAGKKMGVKFATPIFDGATVDEIGQYCTDAGIPSMGHTYLYDGETGERFHQKATVGVIYIIKLHHMVDDKMHARSIGPYSLITQQPLGGKAQFGGQRFGEMEVWALEAYGAANILQELLTLKSDDIIGRAKTYEAIVKGDNIPRAGVPESFNVLVHELRGLGLDLKFE; from the coding sequence ATGTCATCAACTACAATGCAAAGCAGGGTTAGTTTCGGTAAAACAAAGAACCTGGCTGAAACTCCTGATCTTTTAGACATTCAGTTAGAATCTTTCAGAGACTTTTTCCAGTTAGAAACTACTCCTGACAAACGTAACAACGAAGGCTTGTTTAAGGTATTTAAGGAAAATTTTCCTATTACCGACACCCGTAACATCTTCGTTTTGGAGTTCCTGGATTATTTTATTGATCCTCCCCGCTACACAATTGAAGAATGTATGGAGCGTGGCTTAACTTACGCGGTTCCGCTTAAGGCTAAATTGCGTTTAAGTTGTAATGATGAGGAGCACGTAGATTTTCAGACAATTGTTCAGGATGTATTTCTTGGAAATATTCCGTACATGACTCCACGTGGCACATTTGTTATCAATGGTGCTGAACGTGTAGTGGTATCTCAATTGCATCGTTCACCAGGTGTATTCTTTGGTCAGTCTATTCATCCTAACGGAACTAAGATATACTCAGCAAGAGTAATTCCTTTCAAAGGGGCGTGGATGGAATTTGCTACAGACATTAATAATGTAATGTATGCTTACATCGATCGTAAGAAAAAATTCCCGGTAACTACTTTATTGCGTTCTATCGGTTTCGAAACAGATAAAGATATCCTGGAACTTTTTGGCATGGCTACAGAAGTTCCCGCCGATAAAAAATCTTTAAAAAATCATCTTGGTAAAAAATTGGCTGCACGTGTATTGCGTACCTGGGTAGAAGATTTTGTGGATGAAGATACCGGCGAGGTTGTATCTATCGAACGTAACGAAATCGTTATGGAACGTGATACAATCCTTGATGAGGCAGCAATTGAAACTATTGCAGATATAGATGTCAAAAGTGTTTTCGTTCAGCGTGAAGACGTTGGTGGTGATTATGCTATTATCTATAATACATTAAATAAAGATACCTCTAATAGTGAATTAGAAGCAGTTCAACATATCTATCGCCAATTGCGTGGTGCTGATGCTCCTGATAATGAAACTGCACGTGGTATCATCGATAAATTATTCTTTAGCGATAAGCGTTATGATCTTGGTGAAGTTGGTCGTTATAAGATCAACCGTAAATTAGGCGTTACTCAAAAGCTTACTAATAAGGTTCTTACTAAAGAGGATATTATTGAAATCATTAAATACCTGGTGCGCTTAACAAATGCTAAAGCGGAAATTGATGATATCGATCATTTGAGTAACCGTCGCGTTCGTACCGTGGGCGAGCAATTATATGCACAGTTTGGTGTAGGCCTTGCACGTATGGCACGTACTATTCGTGAAAGAATGAACGTACGCGATAATGAAGTGTTCACTCCTGTTGATTTGATCAATGCAAGAACACTTTCATCAGTGATTAATTCATTCTTTGGTACATCACAGTTATCACAGTTTCTTGACCAAACCAATCCTTTATCCGAGATCACACACAAACGTCGTATCTCAGCTTTAGGCCCCGGTGGTCTTAGCCGTGAAAGAGCTGGTTTTGAGGTTCGTGACGTACACTATTCACACTATGGTCGTCTTTGTACGATTGAAACACCGGAAGGTCCAAACATTGGTTTGATCTCTACACTTTGTGTACACGCCAAGATCAATGATATGGGCTTTATTGAAACACCTTATCGTAAGGTTAACGATGGTAAGGTGAATATGAAAGAGCTTACTTATCTGAGCGCAGAAGAAGAAGATACGGCAAAGATCGCACAGTCTAATTCTATAGTAGATGAAAAAGGAAACTTTGTTGAAGATAAGATTGTAAGCCGCGAAACTGGTGATTTCCCTATTCTTGATAAAGCTGATGTTGAATATATGGATGTTGCACCTAACCAAATCGTTGGTTTGAGTGCTTCATTAATTCCATTCCTTGAACATGATGATGCCAACCGTGCATTGATGGGATCAAACATGCAACGCCAGGCAGTTCCGCTTATCCGTCCTGAATCACCAATTGTTGGTACAGGGCTGGAGGGTAAAGCTGCACGTGATGCACGTATCCAAATCCATGCAGAAGGTGATGGCGTAGTTGAATATGTTGACTCAAAAGAAATACATGTTCGCTACAGCAGGAACGATCAGGATCGTTTGGTAAGTTTTGAAGAAGATCTGAGAATTTACAAACTCACTAAATTCATCAAAACAAACCAATCAACTTGTATCATTCTTCGCCCGGCTGTTAAGAAAGGCCAGAAGGTTTTGAAAGGTGATTTCCTTACAGAAGGTTATGCAACACAGAATGGTGAATTGGCTCTGGGCCGTAACCTGCAGGTTGCATTCATGCCATGGAAAGGTTACAACTTTGAAGATGCTATCGTTATCAGCGAGAAAGTAGTTCGTGAAGATCTGTTTACTTCTATCCATATTGATGAATATGAATTGGAAGTTCGTGATACAAAACTTGGTGAAGAAGAATTAACGCCTGATATTCCAAACGTTTCTGAAGAAGCTACCAAAGACCTTGACGAAAATGGTATCATCCGTATTGGTGCTCAGGTTCGCGAAGGCGATATTCTTATCGGTAAGATCACACCAAAAGGTGAAAGCGATCCTACACCGGAAGAAAAATTATTACGTGCCATCTTCGGTGATAAAGCAGGTGACGCAAAAGATGCTTCTTTAAAAGCACCTAACGGAACTGAAGGTGTTGTAATTGATAAGAAGCTTTTCCAGCGTGCAAAGAAAGATAAGAATGCAAAGATCCGTGAGAAAGCACAACTTGAAAAAGTAGAGAAGGTTCACGATAAAAATGAAGAAGATCTGAAAGAAGTATTGCTAAGCAAATTGCAAACATTACTTCGTGACAAATCCTCTGCAGGTGTTACCAACAACTTTGGCGAAATGCTGATTGGTAAAACTGCTAAGTTCAATGTTAAGAATCTTGCGGCAATCGATTACCAGAACGTTAATCCTTTGAACTGGACTGGTGATGCAGTTGTTGATGACCAGATCAATACTTTGTTACACAACTTCAACATCAAATACAACGAAGAACTTGGTCGTTACAAGAGAGAGAAATTCAATATCTCTATCGGTGATGAATTACCTGCAGGTGTTTTGAAACTTGCTAAAGTTTACCTCGCTGTAAAACGTAAGTTGAAAGTGGGTGATAAAATGGCGGGTCGTCACGGAAACAAAGGTATCGTTGCCAAGATCGTTCGTGCAGAAGATATGCCGTTCATGGAAGATGGAACACCGGTTGATATTGTATTGAATCCATTGGGTGTACCATCACGTATGAACCTCGGTCAGATTTATGAAACAATTCTTGGATGGGCAGGTAAGAAGATGGGCGTTAAATTTGCTACACCAATTTTTGATGGTGCTACAGTAGATGAGATCGGTCAGTATTGCACAGATGCAGGAATTCCTTCAATGGGTCACACTTATCTGTACGATGGTGAAACCGGCGAACGCTTCCACCAAAAAGCAACAGTTGGTGTTATTTACATCATTAAGCTGCACCACATGGTTGATGATAAGATGCATGCCCGTTCAATCGGACCATACTCTCTTATCACACAACAGCCACTCGGCGGTAAAGCACAGTTCGGTGGTCAGCGTTTTGGTGAAATGGAAGTTTGGGCACTCGAAGCTTATGGTGCAGCAAATATTCTGCAGGAATTGCTTACGCTTAAATCAGATGATATCATCGGTCGTGCAAAGACTTATGAAGCCATCGTTAAAGGTGATAATATTCCAAGAGCAGGTGTACCGGAATCATTCAATGTATTGGTTCATGAGTTACGCGGCTTAGGTCTCGATCTTAAATTTGAATAA